Genomic segment of Rhodothermaceae bacterium:
CAATTTGACAGCATGGAGTATCGATTTACAGAGCGAACTGTTTGAGACAGGGCGTATCGCCTTTGCTCCCTATGTCAGCTACGCATGGTATACACGATATGGGGATGGGTTGGCATTTGGTGCTGATGTAAGAAGCTTGGGTTTTCTGGATATATTAAGCTTTCGGATAAGAGTCGGGGCTTTCTACAACAGTCGCCATTTCATCCCGGGCTATATAGGAACTCTGTTTAGTGTGAACAACTCCCAGAATCGCATCATCCGTAGTGGAGCAGATTTACAGAGAATCGCATCGGGAGATTTTGCAGGTTTACTTCTTCAGGAAGCTCGCGGCGTCAACGATCTACTCACAGAATTTGAGCTCCAGATCAGGGATACATTCTGGATTGCCTATAGCTGGCGGCGGCATTATGGCGCCCAGCGGCTTAGCGAACTTTACTTCCGACTATTCATGAAGGCGGGTGACTATTTTAATCTTGAGGTTGGCGTTGATCGCTTGGGAGAACGTACATTCGCAGATGTATTCACGGCTTTTTCTGAACAAAGCGCGCTCATTTTTGCCACCGTCCTCCGTATTAGAGGATCAATCTTCCTTCGCACAGAGGCCCGATACACCTTTGAACCTATTGATCCTGTACCCCATTATTTGGTTCAGAGACGCTTTGAACCGACCTTGGGAATTCGTGTGAGTCTTTAGGGAATATGAAGTATAAAGCTTCGTGATCTTCGAAAACCTTGGATCCACAACATTGTGGGGGTTATTGCAACTTCCGCCTAGTCCAAGAATTCCTCGCCCAGTTCCGGTACGTCACTGAAATCGATGTTCTCGCTCTTAGCGACCATGATCTACTCCAGCGTGAGGAGCACTTCGCGGCGCTCATCGACCCACAGGAGTTGATATGCAAGCTCACGCTTGCATATTCTGAGGAATTATATTATATTGGGTCATGTGGACATCTATCGCGCAATCGCTGACCGAACTAGGCGGGCCATCCTGGATGAGCTCGTGAATCGGTCGGGTCAATCGCTTTTCGAGCTTTGTGCACGCCTGATCATGAAACACGGCATTAGTTCCTCGCGACAGGCGGTCTCGCAACACCTAGATGTCCTGGAAGCCGTCGGGCTCATTCGCACGAGACGCGTGGGGAGGTCGAAGCTCCACTGGTTCGTGGGCGCCCCACTCAAGGCAATCAGGAAGCGATGGCCGATTTCAACGGACGAGGACACTTCACACTCAGCAGACGAAAACATCAAGAAATGAGAATCAACCTAGCTGGCGTCTTTGTGGACGACCAACAGAAGGCACTTAGTTTCTACACAGAAACACTTGGCTTTCGGCTCAAACACAACATCCCCCTGGGAGAATACGCATGGATCACCGTGGTATCCGAGGAGGCTCCAGAGGGGACCGAATTGGTGCTTGAGCCTGCTGAACACCCCGCAGTTGGCCCGTTCAGGAAGGCGCTCGTGGAGGACGGGATCCCCTACACCGCCTTCGCGGTCGACGATGTCAGAGCCGAGCACGACCGTCTCGTGGCGAAAGATGTGCGATTCGTGCAGCCGCCAACCGACCTAGGGAATGTCATAATCGCAGTCTTCGACGATACATGCGGCAACCTGATCCAGATCATGGAGGAGAAGACTCAACCGTGACGCTCGTGAGATTAACCACGAATGACCTCTCACGAGTTTGTAGATAGCGGACTACGAAACACCTTCACTCATTTCAATCATACGCTCAATTGGTCTGAGCGCACGTTTGCGGATAGATTCTTCCATGCGAATTTCGGGCAATTCGTAATGCATACAGGTGTATAGTTTCTCGAGCGTGTTCAGACGCATATGTGGACACTGGCTGCAGTTACATCCGCTTTCAGGGGGGGCGGGAATAAAATGTTTGTGGGGGGAATCTTTTCGCATCTGATGCAGAATTCCCTCTTCCGTGGCGATGATAAAGGAATCTCCCTCATCCTCGCGTGCAAAACGGCGGATTGCGCTGGTCGAACCAACAAAATCAGCATGCCGGAGGACCGCCTCCTCGCATTCTGGATGGGCCAATACCTTGGCTGCAGGAAATTCAATTTTCAACGCAAGCAGTTTCCGCTCACTGAAGGTCTCATGAACAATGCAAACCCCATCCCAGATTTTTAATTTGCGCCCTGTCTTCCGTTCAAGCCAGCGACCCAGGTTTCGGTCAGGAGCAAAAATGACCGGCTGAGATTCCGGTATCATTCGTAGTAAGTGCTCTGCATTGGTCGATGTGCAGATAATGTCACTTCTGGCCTTCACTGCAGCGGAACAGTTGATGTAGGACATAACCAGATGATCTGAGTACTGATCACAAAAAACTTGGAATTCATCCGCCGGACACGTATCTGCCAAGGAGCAGCCCGCATTCAGATCTGGAAGTAAAACCTTCTTTTCAGGGCTTAGAATTTTTGCGGTCTCGGCCATAAAATGAACCCCAGCAAACACAATAATATCCGCCGAAGTTGCCGCTGCCTGCCGGGAAAGACCTAATGAATCTCCAATAAAATCAGCGACATCCTGAATTGCAGGCTCCTGATAATAATGCGCAAGCAGGATAGCATTCTTCTCCTTCTTGAGGGCCTCAATCTCCTCATAGAGATCCAGAGCTTGATCCACAGGGTCATCAATGAACCCGATCTGCTCCAATCGACTATCCAGAATATCTTGTGGTACAGGCATGATTCTAAGCTAACATGACACCGCCTGCATCTGCGTATCCACTCTGGCTAACGATCCAAGTGTATTTTTGTGCCGAAATACAACTCAACCATCAGTCATATCCGTACAATAGCAACTGGGGCTCAGTTTTCGTGGAGCCGGCCATCCTGCAATACCAGGATACGGTCACACAATTCACTCAGAGCAGGATTATGGGTGGCGATCACAAAAGCCTGGTTATGAGTCCGGCTCAGGTTGAGTAATTCTTCGTGGAGCATACCAGCGGTTTTTGTATCTAAACTGCCGGTGGGCTCGTCCGCAAGAACCAGTGCTGGCTGATTCATTAATGCACGTGCAACAGCTACGCGCTGCTGCTCTCCGCCCGAAAGCTCTGACGGACGATGGTTTAGACGCGACTGAAGCCCTAATTGCTCAAGAAGAATTGTCGCCCTCTGCTGAGCCTTTTGCAGTGCTTCGCCACCAATCAGTGCTGGCATTGCCACGTTCTCCAGCGCACTGAACTCGGGAAGTAAATGGTGGAATTGAAAGATGAAACCAACCGACTGATTTCTCCAGCGGCTAAGTAGATCATCATTCTGTTGAAAAATATCCTGTCCACCATATGATATGGTCCCTTGATCTGGTCGGTCCAGAGCACCCAACAAATGGAGTAATGTCGTTTTGCCCGTTCCGCTGTCTCCAATGACCGCAACCACTTCACCAGCATTCACCGTCAGAGATACTCCTTGTAACACTTCTAGTCTCCCCCCAGAGCCCGTCTCGAACCCTTTATGCAAATTTATTGCGATTAAGCGGGGCGACATTAAAAAAATCGCGTATTAACTACGTTGGCAAACTTTGAACCAAACGTATACGTGAAGGCAATACTGGTACTGACATAATAGTCAGTAGCAAGTTCACGCTGCTGCAAGAGAATGTCTTCCAGCAACAGCTCTCCTCTTGGCAGAGAGAGTTGATCCTGAATCATTTCAAAACTTCCCTCAAGCTCCAGAGAAAATCCCTGAAAAAGACGTACGGAAATATTCGCAAAAAACTCCGCCCGTCGTTTTGATGGATCATGTAGATATTGAGAGCCCTCCAGTCCGCTGAAAATATCTCCCCAGGGGCGACGAATTGCAACCGTAGCATCCAACTCATGACGGGGCAACCATTCCTGTGTCTTGCCGAAAATCGTTGTCTCAAAATAATCTACGTACTGTATGCCAATTCGGTAAACAAATGTAATGGCGCGACGTGTTGCAACCTCGTATGGGAATAAACTGTACTCGATCCCCGGAACGAAATAAACCCAATGCTTCAGATTTCGATCATCGCGAGTCACATAGTCTAGAAAGACTCCTGTTGACCAATGCGGTCCCAGACTGCGGATCAAATAGCTATCCAGTCCATGTCGGGTGATACTTCTACGCACCGCCGCTCTGCCCTCCCGTTGAATCCGTACCAGATCATAATTGAAATATGGCCGAATTCGCGCCTTCCACTCCTCACTTCGATGATCGGCGAAAAAACCCCACCGCGAATCAAACACCGTACGATTAGATTCTAAATCTAATTCAAAATCTCCACCATACAGATTAAAGACCCAGTGTCTCCACGGATCCTGGCTTAATAATTCCTCCGCTTCAGACTCCCCTCTCGTTACATAGGCAAGTGAAAAAATATCTGTACTCGCCCCTTGACCAAGAAAGGGTGCCAAACCCAGTCGAAGAGCTTCATTGATAATTGCCCTCCTCTCTTCTCGTGATGTATCCTGGTCAAAAACTCGGACTAGGTTCAATTCTGACCCCTCTAATGATCCAAGGCCGATGAAGGACAAGTCGTACTGCCGACCACTAAGCACAGTAAAACTGCTGGTTACAAAGATATGTACGTCGGCTTGATTGGGGTCTCGAACATAGTTGACAAAATCCAATTCTGTACGGATATGAGTTTCTTCACATCGATCACAATCAAGAAAGACACTCAGTCTCTCGCCAACGCCGTTCTGGCCCATAACTTCAGCCGGAATCAACATCAGGAATCCAAGCACAGTGAGTAGATAAACCTTAAGCATCCCGTTCAAGATTGTAATGTTTTATTCTCGTGTGCAGATGTGAGCGTTGAATCCCAATTTTTTTTGCTGTCTGGCTCACATTCCAATTGTTTTCCTCCAGCTTCTGCTGAAGGAACAGACGTTCTGTGTGATCACGGAAGTCCGCAAGTTTACCATAATGCTTAGCCATTGTATGAATCTGATCTTCCTCAGAAGATGCGGGCACGACCAAGTTCTCCACGTCCGACAGGGTTACGGTATCCGTTTCACTCAGAATCATTAGACGTTCAACCACATTGCTGACTTCCCGGACATTCCCGCGCCATGACAACGACGCGAGTTTGTTGATTGCCTCGCTGGTAAAGATTTTAGGTGGAAGTCCATTTCGTTTTGACAGCCGGGAAGCGAAATGGTCAATTAGCATCGACACATCCCCGGTCCGCTCTCTAATTGGAGGCATATTCAGAAGGATCACACTCAGTCTGTGATATAAATCTTCCCGAAATTTCCCCTCGTCAATAGCGACGCGTAGATCCTTGTTCGTCGCAGCAACCACACGGACATCTACATTGATCGTACGCTCCCCACCTACCCTGGTAAGTTTGTTTTCCTGCAGAACCCTCAGAACTTTTGCCTGAGCGGGCATGCTCATGTCACCAATCTCATCAAGAAATAGTGTGCCACTGTGTGCTTGTTCAAATTTTCCGATTCGCTGGCGGTTCGCACCTGTAAACGAGCCTTTTTCATGACCAAACAACTCACTTTCGATAAGTTCTGAGGGGATTGCGGCGCAATTCACTGCGACCATTGGCCCTTCCCTGCGGAGACTTTGAGTATGGATCCAGCGCGCTGCCAATTCTTTTCCTGTACCAGGCTCCCCGGTGATGAGTACCCGGGCCTCGGTAGGACCAACACGTTCGATCAATTCTTTCACCGCATGCATGGCCCGACTATCACCCAACATAGGCACAAGAACACTCCCCTGTTGCTGCTTCAAGGCTTGTCGCAACCGCCGATTCTCAATCACCAGCTTTCCTCGCTCAACCGCAGAACGAACGGTAACCAAAAGATGTTGTAGGTCTGGCGGCTTTTCGATGAAATGGAACGCCCCAGATTGCGTGGCTTCTACAGCGGTCTTGATATCTGCATGACCACTGATCATAATTACAGGTAACTCCGGCCATGTCTCCACACATGTAGCCAGAACCTGCAACCCATCCTGCTTTGGCATTTTAATGTCCAGAAGAACCACATCAAATGTGGATTTTCTGAGCTTATTTAACGCTTCTTCGCCATCCGTTGCTTCTTCAACCACAAGGTCTTCGTACTCCAGGATCTCCCGAAGTGTCCTTCGAATACTTACCTCGTCATCGACAACCAGCACACGGGATGCAGACATTCCTATTTACTGAAGAGCCAGCACAAGACCTAACATATAGTCAAATTCATCGACTAGATCTGTTTCCGGGTATCGCTCTTTCGCTTCAAGAATTATCTCTTCTGCGGTATCCAATTCGCCGGATTCCACATAAGCCCGCGCGGCTGAGCGCAGATAATACGGGCTCTGCACTTGATTATCGTCCATCTCAGCGGCACGTTTGAAGAGGTCTGCTGCAAGTGAATAATCCCCCTGCATCTCATGAATTGCGGCACGGCCGGCCGTTGCACTGGCTCCGAGAAAATCGTCACTCGCGTTGAAATTTTCAAACTGCTCCAAGGCCTGCTCGTACTCTTCTAATTCAAAAAGGGCGTTGCCTGCATAAAATCTGGCAGTATTCCCGGCAGGGCTACTTCCATAGCGATCAATAATATCCAGAAGCCCTAGCGTTTCGCCACTACCATCCAAAGCCACCTGATATTCTCCCCTTTCGTACTCAAGAATAATGGCTCCCAGGCGTTCCTGAGCCTGCGTATTCCGCTCACCCTGGATGTAATTAAATCCAAATATTCCCGCGATAACCGCAATAACACCAATAGCGATGCCAGTAAAGACATTCCGGTTTCCATAATAGGCCGCCAATATGGGAGTGTACCAGCTTTTGCTTGATTCAGCCCGTTGACTGCCTCTTTGTCCTGTCACTCCTTTCGGAGCTTTCATTTTTGCCATTCTACAATTCTACGTTTGAGTGACTCAAGGAAGTATCTCCTTGCAAAATCTTCATGTAATTGAGATACCATCTAATCCTCATCCAATTTCGGATGATCAAACCTTCTACGATTCTGACTGGGTTCGTTCTAACATGCAGAACAAGCCTGGAAGCCAGCCCATGTAATCATTTTTTGTACTTGTTCGTTTTACCGTCTTTTGTGAAAAATGCTCAATCTGAAAACCTTCAGCTGATCTATCGAAACTTGGAAGAAT
This window contains:
- a CDS encoding helix-turn-helix transcriptional regulator; its protein translation is MLGHVDIYRAIADRTRRAILDELVNRSGQSLFELCARLIMKHGISSSRQAVSQHLDVLEAVGLIRTRRVGRSKLHWFVGAPLKAIRKRWPISTDEDTSHSADENIKK
- a CDS encoding VOC family protein — its product is MRINLAGVFVDDQQKALSFYTETLGFRLKHNIPLGEYAWITVVSEEAPEGTELVLEPAEHPAVGPFRKALVEDGIPYTAFAVDDVRAEHDRLVAKDVRFVQPPTDLGNVIIAVFDDTCGNLIQIMEEKTQP
- the nadA gene encoding quinolinate synthase NadA, coding for MPVPQDILDSRLEQIGFIDDPVDQALDLYEEIEALKKEKNAILLAHYYQEPAIQDVADFIGDSLGLSRQAAATSADIIVFAGVHFMAETAKILSPEKKVLLPDLNAGCSLADTCPADEFQVFCDQYSDHLVMSYINCSAAVKARSDIICTSTNAEHLLRMIPESQPVIFAPDRNLGRWLERKTGRKLKIWDGVCIVHETFSERKLLALKIEFPAAKVLAHPECEEAVLRHADFVGSTSAIRRFAREDEGDSFIIATEEGILHQMRKDSPHKHFIPAPPESGCNCSQCPHMRLNTLEKLYTCMHYELPEIRMEESIRKRALRPIERMIEMSEGVS
- a CDS encoding ABC transporter ATP-binding protein; protein product: MSPRLIAINLHKGFETGSGGRLEVLQGVSLTVNAGEVVAVIGDSGTGKTTLLHLLGALDRPDQGTISYGGQDIFQQNDDLLSRWRNQSVGFIFQFHHLLPEFSALENVAMPALIGGEALQKAQQRATILLEQLGLQSRLNHRPSELSGGEQQRVAVARALMNQPALVLADEPTGSLDTKTAGMLHEELLNLSRTHNQAFVIATHNPALSELCDRILVLQDGRLHEN
- a CDS encoding sigma-54-dependent Fis family transcriptional regulator, whose amino-acid sequence is MSASRVLVVDDEVSIRRTLREILEYEDLVVEEATDGEEALNKLRKSTFDVVLLDIKMPKQDGLQVLATCVETWPELPVIMISGHADIKTAVEATQSGAFHFIEKPPDLQHLLVTVRSAVERGKLVIENRRLRQALKQQQGSVLVPMLGDSRAMHAVKELIERVGPTEARVLITGEPGTGKELAARWIHTQSLRREGPMVAVNCAAIPSELIESELFGHEKGSFTGANRQRIGKFEQAHSGTLFLDEIGDMSMPAQAKVLRVLQENKLTRVGGERTINVDVRVVAATNKDLRVAIDEGKFREDLYHRLSVILLNMPPIRERTGDVSMLIDHFASRLSKRNGLPPKIFTSEAINKLASLSWRGNVREVSNVVERLMILSETDTVTLSDVENLVVPASSEEDQIHTMAKHYGKLADFRDHTERLFLQQKLEENNWNVSQTAKKIGIQRSHLHTRIKHYNLERDA
- a CDS encoding tetratricopeptide repeat protein yields the protein MAKMKAPKGVTGQRGSQRAESSKSWYTPILAAYYGNRNVFTGIAIGVIAVIAGIFGFNYIQGERNTQAQERLGAIILEYERGEYQVALDGSGETLGLLDIIDRYGSSPAGNTARFYAGNALFELEEYEQALEQFENFNASDDFLGASATAGRAAIHEMQGDYSLAADLFKRAAEMDDNQVQSPYYLRSAARAYVESGELDTAEEIILEAKERYPETDLVDEFDYMLGLVLALQ